In one Paracoccus everestensis genomic region, the following are encoded:
- a CDS encoding HlyD family secretion protein, with protein sequence MTKTHILPTVIALIIGIAGVLLVLFAWHLPPFRSAEPTTENAYIRGRVTLIAPQLSGYVSEVYVHDFQEVKQGDPIARIDDRIYRQKLAQAQAGLETARAALAVSEQNVRSAEAVRRANEAALASARAGLALANADDRRAQELSSRGVSSDTAREQAQLARRQAAAAVQQAEAQLEIQVQNIESARTEVNARHADIASAEAAVELAHLDLANTQLHAPEAGRLGQVSARLGQYVTAGTAMVPLIGQEVWIVANFPETGMHGMRLGQRVDFTVDALQGRHFNGKVEAFSPATASEFSLLAGSNTTGNFTKIVQRLPVRISIDPGQEMGEHLAPGLSVIVTVDAKASQS encoded by the coding sequence ATGACCAAAACCCATATCCTTCCCACCGTCATCGCCCTGATCATCGGCATCGCGGGCGTGCTGCTGGTGCTTTTTGCCTGGCATCTGCCGCCATTCCGTTCTGCGGAACCGACGACCGAGAATGCCTATATCCGGGGGCGCGTCACCTTGATCGCGCCACAACTGTCCGGCTATGTGAGCGAGGTCTATGTCCACGACTTCCAGGAGGTAAAGCAGGGCGATCCGATCGCCCGGATCGACGACCGCATCTATCGCCAGAAGCTCGCACAGGCCCAGGCCGGACTGGAAACCGCGCGTGCTGCACTGGCCGTGAGCGAGCAGAATGTCCGTTCCGCCGAGGCCGTCCGACGCGCGAACGAAGCGGCCTTGGCCTCCGCCCGCGCGGGCCTCGCCCTGGCGAATGCCGACGACCGCCGCGCCCAGGAGTTGTCGTCACGCGGCGTGTCAAGCGACACGGCCCGCGAACAGGCGCAACTCGCCCGCCGGCAAGCCGCCGCCGCTGTTCAGCAGGCCGAGGCGCAGTTGGAGATCCAGGTCCAGAACATCGAAAGCGCCCGCACCGAAGTGAACGCCCGTCATGCCGATATTGCCAGCGCCGAGGCGGCGGTGGAACTGGCGCATCTTGATCTTGCCAATACCCAACTTCACGCACCCGAGGCGGGACGGCTGGGCCAGGTCTCTGCCCGGTTGGGGCAATATGTAACGGCCGGCACGGCCATGGTTCCGCTTATCGGGCAGGAGGTCTGGATCGTCGCCAACTTCCCCGAAACCGGAATGCATGGGATGCGGCTTGGGCAGCGGGTGGATTTCACCGTCGATGCCCTGCAGGGCCGCCATTTCAACGGCAAGGTCGAGGCATTCTCGCCCGCGACAGCCTCCGAGTTCAGCCTGCTGGCGGGTTCCAACACGACCGGGAACTTCACCAAGATCGTGCAGCGCCTGCCTGTGCGCATCTCGATCGATCCGGGGCAGGAGATGGGCGAACACCTGGCGCCCGGCCTCTCGGTCATCGTGACGGTCGATGCAAAGGCGAGTCAGTCTTGA
- a CDS encoding MFS transporter has product MSAAEDRTLAAPPPPQATPLPLVLGYMLAGVLLAMAQGLGQGFVSANVQQFAGDLGISATDASWLMAAYLIPRSSLPLMLIKIRTQFGLRRFAEVGIVCYVVVAFGSVWIEDMRSAVVMQFLAGVTSAPLSTLAFLYFLEPLSREWKMRLGLPMALSLMMLGPSLARVISPSLIGDGGLLRVHLLVLGLALISLMLVYRLRLTPVPHEKVIKPMDLVSFGLISFGFGGITVGAIMGPIHWWRATPWIGVLLAASVAALAAAVVVELHRKSPLLDIRWLVTPAMLHLTGTLLLFRLLLSEQSAGAPRMFQVLGVAPEQMTGLFAVICLASILGGLACVAWIKPGREPQFHFVALVLIAAGAWMDSQSTLDTRPEQMLISQAMIGFAGMLFMPPAMMAGLMAALKKGPNYLLSFVIVFLSTQSIGGVIGGGIFNTLVNWRQAFHLQALNEQITTTTPLLSAELARGMAALAPQIADTAAQRAQAVAQIAQEASRQAFVMAYNDLYFLIFLIASAGLFFLVLHVTRDWMAARATSSPSSSDAGHQT; this is encoded by the coding sequence ATGAGCGCAGCCGAGGATCGGACCTTGGCTGCCCCGCCGCCGCCGCAAGCGACGCCCCTTCCGTTGGTGTTGGGCTATATGCTTGCGGGCGTTCTGCTGGCCATGGCGCAGGGATTGGGGCAGGGGTTCGTTTCGGCCAATGTCCAGCAGTTCGCCGGCGATCTGGGCATCTCGGCCACGGATGCAAGCTGGCTGATGGCGGCCTATCTGATCCCTCGGTCCTCGCTGCCGCTGATGCTGATCAAGATCCGCACCCAGTTCGGCCTGCGCCGTTTCGCCGAGGTGGGCATCGTCTGCTATGTCGTCGTGGCCTTTGGTTCGGTCTGGATCGAGGATATGCGCTCGGCCGTGGTGATGCAGTTCCTGGCTGGCGTCACCTCGGCACCGTTGTCGACGCTGGCCTTCCTCTACTTCCTCGAACCGCTGTCACGGGAATGGAAGATGCGCCTCGGTCTGCCGATGGCGCTGAGCCTGATGATGCTCGGGCCGTCATTGGCGCGTGTCATCTCGCCGTCGCTGATCGGTGACGGCGGACTTTTGCGGGTTCACCTGCTGGTGCTGGGCCTGGCCCTGATCTCGTTGATGCTGGTCTATCGGCTGCGGCTGACGCCCGTGCCCCACGAGAAGGTCATCAAGCCGATGGATCTGGTCAGCTTCGGGCTGATCAGCTTTGGCTTTGGCGGCATCACCGTGGGCGCCATCATGGGACCGATCCATTGGTGGAGGGCCACGCCCTGGATCGGTGTCCTGCTGGCAGCTTCGGTCGCCGCCTTGGCGGCGGCAGTGGTCGTCGAGCTTCACCGCAAGTCGCCGCTGTTGGACATCCGCTGGCTGGTGACCCCGGCCATGCTGCACCTGACCGGGACGCTGCTGCTGTTCCGGCTGCTCTTGTCGGAACAAAGCGCCGGCGCACCGAGGATGTTCCAGGTGCTGGGAGTGGCGCCCGAACAGATGACCGGGCTTTTCGCGGTGATCTGCCTGGCCAGTATCCTCGGTGGGCTGGCCTGTGTCGCCTGGATCAAGCCGGGGCGCGAGCCGCAGTTCCATTTCGTTGCCTTGGTGCTGATCGCCGCAGGCGCCTGGATGGATTCGCAATCCACGCTGGACACGCGGCCGGAACAGATGCTCATCAGCCAGGCCATGATCGGCTTTGCCGGGATGCTGTTCATGCCGCCCGCGATGATGGCGGGGTTGATGGCGGCCTTGAAGAAGGGGCCTAACTATCTTCTGTCCTTCGTGATCGTGTTCCTTTCCACCCAGAGCATCGGCGGGGTGATCGGCGGCGGGATCTTCAACACGCTGGTCAACTGGCGGCAGGCCTTCCATTTGCAGGCTCTCAACGAACAGATCACCACTACGACCCCCTTGTTATCAGCCGAACTTGCGCGCGGGATGGCCGCATTGGCCCCGCAGATCGCCGACACGGCGGCGCAGCGCGCCCAGGCTGTCGCGCAGATCGCACAAGAGGCATCGAGGCAGGCTTTCGTCATGGCCTACAACGACCTTTATTTCCTTATCTTCCTGATTGCGTCCGCAGGGCTGTTCTTTCTCGTCCTCCATGTGACGCGCGACTGGATGGCCGCCCGTGCGACCTCCTCCCCTTCCTCCTCTGATGCTGGGCACCAGACATGA
- a CDS encoding MarR family winged helix-turn-helix transcriptional regulator, which yields MSNSTPLLLTLFRLLKELRQNYDDEVRGLGLSFSRARVLSALTRQEGSTQAELAAAMGIEAPSLKRQLDLLESEGLIERRGFDGDARKRALFLTRRAKVLPITRYMDSIHGKLVDGVSAEEQAQLRGLLERLADNAARMNNT from the coding sequence ATGAGCAACAGCACTCCTCTCCTGCTGACCTTGTTCCGGCTTCTGAAGGAGCTGCGGCAGAATTACGATGACGAGGTGCGCGGGCTGGGCCTTTCCTTCTCGCGCGCACGGGTTCTGTCGGCGCTGACGCGGCAAGAGGGTTCCACACAGGCGGAACTGGCCGCCGCAATGGGCATCGAGGCGCCCAGCCTGAAACGGCAACTGGATCTGCTGGAATCCGAAGGGCTGATAGAGCGGCGCGGGTTCGACGGAGACGCGCGTAAAAGGGCGCTGTTCCTGACGCGGCGGGCCAAGGTGCTTCCCATCACCCGATACATGGACAGCATTCACGGCAAGCTTGTGGATGGCGTCAGTGCCGAGGAGCAGGCGCAGCTTCGCGGCCTGCTGGAGCGGCTGGCCGACAACGCCGCACGCATGAACAACACATGA
- a CDS encoding TetR/AcrR family transcriptional regulator: MDAVESVARREGVSGLSIDAVAREVGISKSSVVYDCGSKAALLTAFTRHQLCQYRARFDEVLQAHAGRPNAWLRAMIDMGREAPTEDDVAITMLISASMGEHAECRELMRASLAEDARRVAADAEDQGKMLQLLLAVHGLLFLECFELQRFDETTRQELLDGLMKTLETDKGSSSTASVPLDK; the protein is encoded by the coding sequence ATGGATGCCGTGGAAAGCGTTGCACGCCGCGAGGGGGTCAGCGGCCTCAGCATTGATGCCGTGGCGCGGGAAGTGGGCATCAGCAAGTCCAGTGTCGTCTATGATTGCGGAAGCAAGGCCGCGCTGCTGACAGCATTTACGCGTCATCAGTTGTGTCAGTACCGCGCCCGCTTTGACGAAGTCTTGCAGGCTCATGCGGGGCGGCCCAACGCATGGTTGCGCGCGATGATCGACATGGGGCGCGAAGCGCCCACGGAAGACGACGTGGCGATCACCATGCTGATCAGCGCCAGCATGGGCGAGCACGCGGAATGCCGTGAACTGATGCGTGCATCCCTTGCCGAGGATGCCCGCCGCGTCGCGGCAGATGCCGAGGACCAGGGAAAGATGCTGCAGCTTCTGCTTGCGGTCCATGGTCTGCTTTTTCTTGAATGCTTTGAACTTCAGCGCTTTGACGAGACCACCCGCCAGGAACTCTTGGACGGGCTCATGAAGACACTCGAGACCGACAAGGGCTCATCTTCCACAGCCTCAGTTCCCCTCGACAAGTAA